Within the Alteromonas sp. M12 genome, the region GTTGAATGCCATCTTTGCGGTCGCCCTATGAATGTAAGAACTGCATCAACAGGGGTGTTCCTTGGGTGTTCAGGATATAACTTACCACCAAAAGAGCGCTGCACTGGTACTAAAAATCTGACCCCAGGTGACGAAGTCATTAAAGTGGATGATGAAGATGAACTGGAAACAGAAGTATTAAGATCTAAGCGTCGATGTGATATTTGCGGTACAGCTATGGATAGTTATTTGGTTGACGAGACCCGCAAGTTACACGTTTGTGGTAATGCACCGACCTGTCCGGGTACTTATGTTGAAAAAGGGACCTTTAAAATTAAGGGATATGATGGACCTATTATCGAATGTGATAAGTGTGGTTCGAACATGGAACTTAAAAATGGTCGTTTTGGTAAATATTTCGGTTGTACAAACGAAGAGTGTAAAAACACCCGTAAATTACTAAGAAATGGTGAAGCTGCTCCACCTAAAGAAGATCCGGTTGATTTGCCTGAATTGGAATGTGAAAAATCGGACGCGCATTTTGTGCTTCGTGATGGTGCTGCGGGTATTTTTATGGCAGCCCATAATTTCCCCAAATCTCGTGAAACAAGAGCGCCGATGGTGCATGAGTTAGCCAGGTTTAGGGATCGCATTTCACCCAAGTTTTATTATTTGGCTGATGCACCTGCAAAAGATCCTGATGGCAATCCAACAATGGTTCGATTTAGTCGTAAAACTAAACAACAATATGTAACGTCTGAAAATGCAGAAGGCAAAGCAACTGGTTGGTCAGCTTGGTATCAAGATGGTAAATGGGTTGTCGAAGATAAGCGTAAAAAAGGCAAATAGCCTTGTTTACAATTTACCTTTAGCGGCAGTGAAAACTGCCGTTTTTATTTCTAGAATATTCAAAGAGTATTTTATTATGGCACTGTCATTACAAGAACAATTATTGAAAGCCGGTTTAACCGATAAAAACAAAGTTAAGCAAGCTAAAAAAGAAAAACACAAGCAAGTTAAACAGCAACAAAAACATAAAGTTGTGAATAAAAATGAGTCGCAAATTGCGGCTCAAAAAGCGCTTCGTGAAAAGCAAGAAAAAGACCGAAAACTGAACCAAGAAGCGAAAGCTTTAGCCGAATCTAAGGCGGTATTGGCGCAGATTAAACAGCTTGTAGAGCTGAATAAGCAACCCAAAGACAACGGTGATATTCCGTGTAATTTTAGCCATGATAATTTGATCAAACGTCTGTATGTGAATCAACAGACCCGTAATCGAATTAGCCAAGGTAAGCTAGCGATAGTGGTGCTCGATGGTGCATACGAAATTGTACCTATGCCAGTTGCAGATAAAATAGCCTTGCGTGACAAAGACGCGGTAGTTTATCGTGCGGATGCTGCAGAGCAAGCCGAAGCTAAATCTACCAGTACCGCTGAAGAAGACGAATGGTATGCAGACTATGAGATCCCTGATGATTTAGTGTGGTAAACGGCTAATAATTTGCTGAGTTTGTATTTCAACATTTTGTAGGAGCATGATAATTTGAAAATTTGGGTTGACGCTGATGCCTGTCCGAATGTTATCAAAGACATTTTATTTAAAGCAGCGCAACGAACTGGCGTTGAAATGACGTTGGTTGCGAATCAATTTATTCGTGTACCAGCAAGTAAAAACATCACTTCTGTGCAAGTCTCTTCAGGATTTGATG harbors:
- a CDS encoding DUF2058 domain-containing protein translates to MALSLQEQLLKAGLTDKNKVKQAKKEKHKQVKQQQKHKVVNKNESQIAAQKALREKQEKDRKLNQEAKALAESKAVLAQIKQLVELNKQPKDNGDIPCNFSHDNLIKRLYVNQQTRNRISQGKLAIVVLDGAYEIVPMPVADKIALRDKDAVVYRADAAEQAEAKSTSTAEEDEWYADYEIPDDLVW